From one Lycium barbarum isolate Lr01 chromosome 6, ASM1917538v2, whole genome shotgun sequence genomic stretch:
- the LOC132645703 gene encoding methylsterol monooxygenase 1-1-like — protein sequence MLAFESIQEASMSLGRNLTFGETLWFKYTADKSDFYLYCHNTIFLIIFYTMVPLPMVILELMRSNKFDVYKIQPKIRFSLSEMMECYRKVLITFVFAVGPLQFFSYPIIEWVGIRTSLPLPSASEVFWQLLVYFLVEDYANYWLHRMLHHYKWGYDKIHRVHHEYVAPIGFAAPYAHWAEIIILGLASFLGPLIVPCHMLTFWLWFVLRQIEAIETHSGYEFPWSPSKYIPFYGGAIYHDYHHFVGESCHSNFASVFTYCDYLYGTDKGYRYQKEVFEKRREKLRMEDNRDGSTPPFKSE from the exons ATGTTGGCTTTTGAGAGCATACAAGAGGCCTCTATGTCTCTAGGGAGGAACCTAACATTTGGAGAGACATTATGGTTCAAATACACAGCTGATAAATCAGATTTCTATCTGTATTGCCACAACACAatttttctgatcattttctacaCAATGGTCCCTTTGCCAATGGTGATTCTTGAGCTAATGAGGTCCAACAAGTTTGATGTTTACAAGATTCAACCCAAGATCAGATTTTCTTTATCTGAGATGATGGAATGCTACAGAAAAGTCCTCATCACTTTTGTATTTGCTGTTGGCCCCCTCCAATTTTTCTCCTATCCCATCATTGAG TGGGTTGGGATAAGGACAAGTTTGCCCCTGCCATCTGCATCAGAAGTGTTCTGGCAATTACTGGTGTATTTCTTAGTTGAAGACTATGCAAACTATTGGCTTCACAGGATGCTTCATCACTATAAATGGGGTTATGACAAAATCCACAGAGTCCATCATGAATATGTGGCCCCAATTGGTTTTGCAGCACCTTATGCCCATTGGGCTGAGATTATTATCTTGGGCTTGGCTTCTTTCCTTGGCCCACTTATTGTTCCTTGTCACATGTTAACCTTTTGGCTTTGGTTTGTCTTGAGGCAAATTGAAGCCATTGAGACACACAGCGG CTATGAATTTCCATGGAGTCCTTCAAAATACATACCATTTTATGGGGGAGCAATATACCATGATTACCACCACTTTGTTGGAGAAAGTTGTCACAGCAACTTTGCTTCAGTCTTCACTTACTGTGATTACCTCTATGGAACCGACAAG GGATACCGATACCAGAAGGAAGTCTTCGAAAAG AGAAGAGAGAAATTGAGGATGGAAGACAATCGTGATGGATCTACACCTCCCTTCAAATCTGAATAA